One Prunus dulcis chromosome 7, ALMONDv2, whole genome shotgun sequence DNA segment encodes these proteins:
- the LOC117634482 gene encoding uncharacterized protein LOC117634482, with protein MAEDICFFNKETLIIKPPKKSPLLLRMTVLVFAMVFGVYICSICLKQLSIQTMTRFQSIKVIARPCHDTKLLEIPYKHYPMPETFSRAECARNPVRFFAILSMQRSGSGWFESLLNSHKNVSSNGEIFSVRSRRENISSIVQTLDKVYNLDWFSSASKNECSAATGFKWMLNQGLMEHHKEVVQYFNRRGVSAIFLFRRNLLRRMVSVLANSYDRYAKLLNGTHKSHVHSEEEADTLKKYKPTINCTKLITDLKEMELTTSKALEYFNSTRHIVLFYEDINRTKLKEVQEFLSLPQMELTSRQVKIHNGPLSDLIKNWDDVKKTLIGTPYEDFLRSDY; from the exons ATGGCTGAAGACATCTGTTTCTTCAACAAG GAAACTCTGATCATAAAGCCTCCTAAGAAATCTCCTTTGTTATTGAGGATGACAGTCCTAGTATTTGCAATGGTCTTTGGCGTTTATATCTGCTCAATATGTCTAAAGCAGTTAAGTATCCAAACCATGACTAGATTTCAAAGCATCAAAGTCATTGCAAGGCCTTGCCACGACACCAAACTACTAGAAATTCCTTATAAGCATTACCCAATGCCTGAAACTTTTAGCAG GGCTGAATGTGCACGTAATCCTGTAAGATTCTTTGCAATCTTGTCGATGCAGAGATCAGGGAGTGGGTGGTTTGAAAGCCTGTTGAATAGTCATAAAAACGTTAGTTCTAATGGAGAGATATTCTCCGTTAGGTCTAGGAGGGAAAATATATCTTCAATTGTACAGACTCTGGATAAAGTTTACAATTTGGACTGGTTCAGTAGTGCTTCGAAGAATGAATGCTCTGCAGCAACTGGCTTCAAGTGGATGCTTAATCAG GGGTTAATGGAGCACCACAAAGAAGTTGTGCAATACTTCAATCGCAGGGGCGTCTCTGCAATATTTCTCTTTCGAAGAAACTTGTTGCGTAGAATGGTTTCTGTTCTTGCTAATTCTTATGATCGATACGCTAAGCTATTGAATGGAACCCACAAGTCACATGTACATTCAGAAGAagag GCTGATACCCTGAAAAAGTACAAGCCTACTATCAATTGCACGAAGTTGATTACTGATCTTAAGGAAATGGAGTTGACAACTTCAAAGGCTTTAGAGTACTTCAATAGCACTAGGCACATCGTTTTGTTCTACGAGGACATTAACCGCACT AAACTAAAAGAAGTTCAAGAGTTTCTTAGCCTTCCACAGATGGAATTAACCAGCCGTCAGGTAAAGATACACAATGGACCGTTGTCAGACCTTATCAAGAACTGGGATGATGTGAAGAAGACGCTTATAGGAACACCTTACGAAGATTTTCTCCGCTCGGACTATTAG